The Streptomyces laurentii genome contains a region encoding:
- a CDS encoding ABC transporter (ABC transporter [Streptomyces sp. SPB78];~ABC transporter signature motif;~ABC-type antimicrobial peptide transport system, ATPase component [Defense mechanisms]; COG1136;~ATP binding site [chemical binding];~D-loop;~H-loop/switch region;~Q-loop/lid;~The MRP (Mutidrug Resistance Protein)-like transporters are involved in drug, peptide, and lipid export. They belong to the subfamily C of the ATP-binding cassette (ABC) superfamily of transport proteins. The ABCC subfamily contains transporters with a...; cd03228;~Walker A/P-loop;~Walker B;~identified by MetaGeneAnnotator; putative) encodes MSESTGPSADSVPEPRTAPTVPPSATPAEPPSRPGASLGAGAKTVSEDAASTAPQQEMRYVDLTGSREAAGRHIRMRDMARRLPQLVRRSLALAWQVDRRATVGLLLCQAVAGVTQALGLVAVSGTLTALLSSTDVYHRLLDAWPSVALLAGAAGLRAVLGIAVVWLSSRLGPLMSREAEQMLLTGCAEVELSAYDESGFNRDREAADRGAGVTGDLIDEGQDLIASAASFLAGALVLAGVHWILLPLLVAASLPQALAQVSGARVRYLANLRSSGDNRMLSVLRWHIFTKDAADQIRAGTMAGFLTGRYRQTVARVNREDRTAADTGARMSLAGALCGGLGSAVVWAAVVWLLAGGRITVGHAGTAVFALQTVGQSVRGLVSAGARAVRTGLYMDDWSDFLDKAGGFRMRRGTHRPESPKTIELMAVSHRYAGKDRDALSEVSLTLRRGEVVALVGFNGSGKSTLSKLVSGLYLPTSGEVLWDGVPVGDTDPHALWQHVALVPQDYAHWPLTVRENVTLGQPTAGGDAAVREACAASGADEVVDKLGRGLNTLLAREWLSGEDLSGGQWQRIALARAFYREAGLLVLDEPTAALDPRAEFRIFQRLRGLARDRMVLLVTHRITNVAVADRIVVLDEGRVVQEGTYQQLAHEPGLFRELLSYQVTSEDNEKPGTRT; translated from the coding sequence ATGAGCGAATCCACCGGCCCCTCGGCCGACTCCGTCCCAGAACCGCGCACCGCCCCAACGGTCCCGCCCTCGGCGACGCCGGCCGAGCCGCCGAGCCGCCCCGGGGCCTCCCTCGGGGCCGGGGCGAAGACCGTCTCGGAGGACGCGGCGTCCACCGCACCGCAGCAGGAGATGCGGTACGTCGACCTGACCGGCAGTCGTGAGGCGGCGGGCCGCCACATCCGGATGCGCGACATGGCCCGGCGCCTGCCCCAACTGGTGCGCCGCTCCCTGGCGTTGGCCTGGCAGGTGGACCGGCGGGCGACCGTCGGCCTGCTGCTCTGCCAGGCCGTCGCCGGGGTGACGCAGGCGCTGGGCCTGGTCGCCGTCAGCGGCACCCTCACCGCGCTGCTGAGCAGCACGGACGTCTACCACCGGCTCCTCGATGCCTGGCCGTCCGTCGCTCTGCTCGCCGGCGCCGCCGGCCTGCGCGCCGTGCTGGGGATCGCCGTCGTCTGGCTGTCCTCCCGGCTGGGACCGCTGATGTCGCGCGAGGCCGAGCAGATGCTCCTCACCGGTTGCGCCGAGGTCGAGCTGTCGGCGTACGACGAAAGCGGCTTCAATCGCGACCGCGAGGCGGCGGACCGCGGCGCCGGGGTCACCGGCGATCTGATCGACGAGGGTCAGGACCTGATCGCCTCGGCGGCCTCGTTCCTCGCCGGGGCGCTGGTGCTGGCCGGGGTGCACTGGATCCTTCTGCCGCTGCTGGTGGCGGCGAGCCTCCCGCAGGCCCTCGCCCAGGTCAGTGGCGCGCGGGTGCGCTATCTGGCGAATCTGCGCAGCAGCGGCGACAACCGGATGCTGTCGGTGCTGCGCTGGCACATCTTCACCAAGGACGCCGCCGACCAGATCCGGGCCGGCACCATGGCCGGCTTCCTGACCGGCCGGTACCGGCAGACCGTCGCCCGGGTCAACCGGGAGGACCGGACCGCCGCCGACACGGGCGCCCGGATGTCCCTGGCCGGCGCGCTGTGCGGAGGACTGGGATCCGCGGTGGTGTGGGCGGCGGTCGTGTGGCTGCTGGCGGGGGGCCGGATCACCGTCGGACACGCGGGGACGGCGGTCTTCGCGCTGCAGACGGTCGGACAGTCGGTGCGCGGGCTGGTCTCCGCCGGCGCGCGCGCCGTACGCACCGGCCTGTACATGGACGACTGGAGCGACTTCCTGGACAAGGCGGGCGGGTTCCGGATGCGGCGCGGCACGCACCGCCCGGAGTCACCCAAGACGATCGAGCTCATGGCGGTCAGCCACCGGTACGCGGGCAAGGACCGCGACGCGCTGTCCGAGGTGTCGCTCACCTTGCGCCGGGGCGAGGTCGTCGCCTTGGTCGGTTTCAACGGTTCGGGGAAGTCGACACTGTCCAAGCTGGTCAGCGGCCTCTACCTGCCCACCAGCGGCGAGGTGTTGTGGGACGGCGTCCCGGTCGGCGACACGGACCCGCACGCGCTGTGGCAGCACGTCGCCCTGGTGCCGCAGGACTACGCGCACTGGCCCCTGACGGTGCGCGAGAACGTGACCCTGGGGCAGCCCACGGCGGGCGGCGACGCCGCGGTACGGGAAGCGTGCGCGGCGTCCGGCGCCGACGAGGTCGTCGACAAGCTCGGCCGCGGCCTGAACACCCTGCTGGCCCGCGAGTGGCTCAGCGGGGAGGACCTGAGCGGCGGGCAGTGGCAGCGCATCGCCCTGGCCCGGGCGTTCTACCGCGAGGCCGGACTGCTCGTCCTCGACGAGCCGACGGCGGCGCTCGACCCGCGCGCCGAATTCCGGATCTTCCAGCGGCTGCGGGGCCTGGCCCGGGACCGGATGGTGCTGCTGGTCACCCACCGCATCACCAACGTCGCCGTCGCCGACCGGATCGTCGTGCTCGACGAAGGCCGCGTCGTCCAGGAGGGCACCTACCAGCAACTCGCCCACGAGCCAGGCCTGTTCCGGGAGTTGCTGTCGTACCAGGTCACCTCCGAGGACAACGAGAAGCCGGGAACGCGCACATGA
- a CDS encoding transmembrane efflux protein (Arabinose efflux permease [Carbohydrate transport andmetabolism]; COG2814;~The Major Facilitator Superfamily (MFS) isa large and diverse group of secondary transporters that includes uniporters, symporters, and antiporters. MFS proteins facilitate the transport across cytoplasmic or internal membranes of a variety of...; cd06174;~identified by MetaGeneAnnotator; putative;~putative substrate translocation pore;~transmembrane efflux protein [Streptomyces hygroscopicus subsp. jinggangensis TL01]) yields MQLLSKDAKSSLKQSREGWAMPLALLALAVGAFGIGTTEFVIMGLLPQIAADYGVTIPTAGLLVTGYALGVVIGAPLLTVLGTRVSRKTMLMGLMGLFVLGNLLSAFAPSFGMMLVGRVVASLAHGSFFGIGSVVAAGLVAPQKKAGAIALMFTGLTVANIVGVPLGTFIGQAVGWRTTFAIVAALGVIGLLGIAKLVPALPRPEGARLRGELTAFRNPQVLLAMAMTVLGFGGVFAAITYIAPMMTEVAGYADGAVTWLLVLFGIGMFLGNLLGGRYADRALMPMLYVTLGGLAVVLALFTVTAHNQALAAVTVFLVGALGFATVPPLQKRVLDHAHGAPTLASAVNIGAFNLGNALAAWLGGLVIAAGHGYTSPNWVGAVLAAAALGLAFWSAALERRTPAPAAAQAETGGAPAPTLVHH; encoded by the coding sequence ATGCAATTATTGTCGAAGGACGCAAAGAGCTCACTCAAGCAATCACGGGAAGGCTGGGCCATGCCGCTCGCACTCCTCGCCCTGGCGGTCGGGGCCTTCGGAATCGGGACCACCGAGTTCGTCATCATGGGGCTGCTGCCCCAGATCGCCGCCGACTACGGCGTCACCATCCCCACGGCGGGTCTGCTGGTCACCGGCTACGCGCTCGGCGTCGTCATCGGCGCGCCGTTGCTGACCGTCCTCGGCACCAGGGTGAGCCGCAAGACGATGCTGATGGGGCTCATGGGCCTGTTCGTCCTCGGCAACCTGCTCAGCGCCTTCGCCCCGAGTTTCGGGATGATGCTGGTCGGCCGCGTGGTCGCCTCGCTCGCCCACGGTTCGTTCTTCGGCATCGGCTCCGTCGTCGCCGCGGGGCTCGTCGCCCCGCAGAAGAAGGCCGGCGCCATCGCCCTGATGTTCACCGGTCTGACCGTCGCCAACATCGTCGGCGTACCGCTCGGCACCTTCATCGGGCAGGCTGTCGGCTGGCGCACCACCTTCGCGATCGTCGCCGCGCTCGGCGTGATCGGACTGCTCGGCATCGCCAAGCTCGTCCCCGCGCTGCCCCGTCCCGAAGGCGCCCGCCTGCGCGGGGAGCTGACCGCCTTCCGCAACCCGCAGGTGCTGCTCGCGATGGCCATGACCGTGCTCGGCTTCGGCGGCGTCTTCGCCGCGATCACCTACATCGCCCCGATGATGACCGAGGTCGCCGGATACGCCGACGGCGCCGTCACCTGGCTCCTCGTCCTCTTCGGCATCGGCATGTTCCTCGGCAACCTCCTCGGCGGCCGGTACGCCGACCGCGCCCTGATGCCGATGCTGTACGTCACCCTCGGCGGCCTCGCGGTGGTCCTCGCGCTGTTCACCGTGACCGCGCACAACCAGGCACTCGCCGCGGTCACCGTCTTCCTCGTCGGAGCGCTCGGCTTCGCCACCGTGCCCCCGCTGCAGAAGCGCGTCCTCGACCACGCCCACGGCGCCCCCACGCTCGCCTCCGCCGTCAACATCGGCGCCTTCAACCTCGGCAACGCGCTCGCCGCCTGGCTCGGCGGCCTCGTCATCGCCGCCGGCCACGGCTACACCTCCCCGAACTGGGTCGGCGCCGTCCTCGCCGCCGCCGCCCTCGGCCTCGCCTTCTGGTCGGCCGCGCTGGAACGCCGTACCCCGGCGCCCGCGGCGGCCCAGGCCGAGACCGGCGGCGCCCCCGCCCCCACCCTCGTACACCACTGA
- a CDS encoding hypothetical protein (identified by MetaGeneAnnotator; putative;~sequence version:1) has translation MAKNSTPSTTVPDTAWLARGRHLGPEPERDVRRNLIALKAARVIDEFLDLDPVEAARSTDLYPRDESADPGPHARRLFEARWRVADDVTVRAQLTTYDPESRRTDPAGVAWVLAAEAEQPWEPGWPSPATMFWPDSDQVAWDHEVAPGVRLRSANHLPKDDAELRRLLQACARQSWFIHVVVHEAMTPDVLGRQPITAFLPPSLRHQVVEHRATPEQAAIADFALKKELGVGIPRGGAVVLPLTPRSPDYDAERFTVRSVFLDGTEPTELLGKIKELASLPRPLPADAEKVLTRLREGWHLHTPDEELAHARAMVTKYAKALEAMTASCDLYREAAESALAALADATKGDGVPRTASPAAAKEDASPLKTLTKTFARFRGPNRQTPDPEAKQSPLGQ, from the coding sequence ATGGCCAAGAACAGCACCCCATCGACCACCGTCCCCGACACCGCCTGGCTCGCGCGTGGACGCCATCTCGGGCCTGAACCCGAGCGGGATGTCCGGCGCAACCTGATCGCCCTCAAGGCAGCGCGGGTGATCGACGAATTCCTGGATCTCGACCCCGTCGAGGCGGCGCGTTCCACCGACCTGTATCCGCGGGACGAGTCCGCCGACCCCGGCCCGCACGCGCGCCGTCTCTTCGAGGCGCGCTGGCGCGTGGCGGACGACGTCACCGTACGCGCACAGCTGACCACGTACGATCCGGAGTCCCGCCGCACGGACCCCGCGGGTGTCGCCTGGGTCCTGGCCGCCGAGGCCGAGCAGCCGTGGGAGCCGGGCTGGCCCTCGCCGGCCACCATGTTCTGGCCCGACAGCGATCAGGTCGCGTGGGATCACGAGGTCGCACCCGGTGTGCGGCTGCGCTCGGCAAACCACCTGCCGAAGGACGACGCCGAGCTGCGCCGCCTGCTGCAGGCCTGCGCCCGGCAGAGCTGGTTCATCCATGTCGTGGTGCACGAGGCGATGACGCCGGACGTCCTCGGACGCCAGCCGATCACGGCCTTCCTGCCGCCGAGCCTGCGCCACCAGGTCGTCGAGCACCGGGCCACACCGGAGCAGGCGGCGATCGCCGACTTCGCGCTGAAGAAGGAGCTGGGCGTGGGGATACCGCGCGGCGGCGCCGTCGTCCTTCCTCTGACGCCTCGGTCTCCCGACTACGACGCGGAGCGCTTCACCGTCCGCAGCGTCTTCCTGGACGGCACGGAGCCCACCGAACTCCTCGGCAAGATCAAGGAGTTGGCCTCGTTGCCGCGGCCTCTGCCGGCCGACGCCGAAAAGGTCCTGACGCGGCTGCGCGAGGGCTGGCACCTGCACACCCCCGACGAGGAACTGGCCCACGCGCGGGCCATGGTCACCAAGTACGCCAAGGCGCTCGAAGCCATGACGGCGTCCTGCGACCTGTACCGGGAAGCCGCCGAGTCGGCGCTCGCCGCGCTCGCGGACGCGACCAAGGGCGACGGCGTACCCCGGACGGCCTCGCCGGCGGCGGCCAAGGAGGACGCCTCCCCCTTGAAGACCCTCACGAAGACGTTCGCCCGCTTCCGGGGGCCGAACCGGCAGACGCCGGACCCGGAGGCAAAGCAGTCCCCGCTCGGCCAGTGA
- a CDS encoding integral membrane protein (identified by MetaGeneAnnotator; putative;~sequence version:1) → MTRLAFSRSGTAYAVARMLPFLIIVASIVIDVATPDNNRYDRFLFAAPALAAIAWGPAATFGIGLLTMGASFGLAASRTDFQVVSGPVTLYSLLLVTLVSAWSSSLRRRRERQLQRMGSIAEATQHALLRPMPSRLGPVDFHLLYEASAQGARVGGDFYKALPSPDGVRLMVGDVQGKGLGAVETASLLLGSFRESAYTAGDLAEIARRLDTTMRRYASMCPDSEAADRFATVLLVEFPADEPVARILSCGHPAPLVQHGTAVTTVPIPSPALPVNLVGFENEEFDIVDIPFAPDDRLLLFTDGVSETRDAAGEFYPLEERVAAWSLRPADRVLPLLRDDLARFAAGKLGDDTTAILAVRH, encoded by the coding sequence ATGACTCGGCTCGCTTTCTCGCGATCGGGCACGGCGTACGCGGTCGCCCGGATGCTGCCGTTCCTGATCATCGTCGCCTCCATCGTCATCGACGTCGCCACCCCGGACAACAACCGTTACGACCGCTTCCTCTTCGCCGCCCCGGCGCTGGCGGCGATCGCCTGGGGGCCGGCGGCGACCTTCGGCATCGGACTGCTCACCATGGGGGCCTCGTTCGGGCTCGCCGCCAGCCGGACGGACTTCCAGGTCGTCAGCGGCCCCGTCACGCTGTACTCGCTTCTCCTGGTGACTCTGGTGTCCGCGTGGTCCAGCAGTCTGCGCAGGCGCCGCGAACGTCAGCTCCAGCGGATGGGTTCCATCGCCGAAGCCACCCAGCACGCCTTGCTGCGCCCGATGCCGTCCCGGCTCGGGCCGGTCGACTTTCACCTGCTGTACGAGGCGTCCGCCCAGGGCGCACGGGTCGGCGGCGACTTCTACAAGGCGCTGCCCTCCCCCGACGGTGTCCGTCTCATGGTGGGTGACGTCCAGGGCAAGGGGCTGGGCGCGGTGGAGACCGCGTCACTCCTGCTCGGCTCGTTCCGCGAGTCCGCTTATACGGCGGGCGATCTGGCCGAGATCGCCCGCCGCCTCGACACCACCATGCGGCGCTACGCCAGTATGTGCCCCGACTCCGAGGCCGCCGACCGGTTCGCCACCGTGCTGCTCGTCGAATTCCCCGCCGATGAACCGGTGGCTCGAATCCTGAGCTGTGGCCACCCCGCTCCCCTCGTCCAGCACGGGACGGCCGTCACCACCGTGCCGATCCCCTCCCCCGCCCTTCCGGTGAACCTCGTCGGATTCGAGAACGAGGAGTTCGACATCGTCGACATCCCCTTCGCCCCGGACGACCGGCTGCTGCTGTTCACCGACGGGGTCAGCGAGACCCGGGACGCGGCCGGGGAGTTCTATCCCCTGGAGGAACGGGTCGCGGCCTGGAGCCTCCGGCCTGCCGACCGGGTCCTGCCCCTCCTCCGCGACGACCTGGCACGCTTCGCCGCCGGGAAGCTCGGTGACGACACCACCGCGATCCTCGCCGTACGCCACTGA
- a CDS encoding oxidoreductase (Aldo-keto reductases (AKRs) are a superfamily of soluble NAD(P)(H) oxidoreductases whose chief purpose is to reduce aldehydes and ketones to primary and secondary alcohols. AKRs are present in all phyla and are of importance to both health and industrial...; cd06660;~Aldo/keto reductase family; pfam00248;~catalytic tetrad [active];~identified by MetaGeneAnnotator; putative;~oxidoreductase [Streptomyces hygroscopicus subsp. jinggangensis5008]), with protein sequence MAPSTSLTVPTVKLNNGVEIPQLGFGVFQVADDATTAAVTSALEAGYRSIDTAAIYGNEAGVGRALGTSGLAREELFVTTKLWNADQGYDATLRAFDAGLAKLGLDYVDLYLIHWPTPARDLYRDSWRALERLAKEGRIRAAGVSNFQPEHLRRLMDGATLTPVVNQIELHPALQQSELRAFHGEHGIATEAWSPLAQGAVLDDPAIVAIAAAHGKSPAQVVIRWHLQLGNVVIPKSVTPARIRANFDVFDFVLTDEEMTAIAGLDRGLRTGPHPDELN encoded by the coding sequence ATGGCACCGTCCACCTCCCTCACCGTTCCCACCGTCAAGCTGAACAACGGCGTCGAGATCCCCCAGCTCGGCTTCGGCGTCTTCCAGGTCGCCGACGACGCGACCACCGCCGCCGTCACCTCGGCCCTCGAGGCCGGCTACCGCAGCATCGACACCGCCGCCATCTACGGCAACGAGGCCGGTGTCGGCCGCGCCCTCGGCACCTCCGGGCTGGCCCGCGAGGAGCTGTTCGTCACCACCAAGCTGTGGAACGCCGACCAGGGCTACGACGCCACGCTGCGCGCCTTCGACGCCGGCCTGGCCAAGCTCGGCCTCGACTACGTCGACCTGTACCTGATCCACTGGCCGACCCCGGCCCGTGACCTGTACCGCGACTCCTGGCGCGCCCTGGAGCGGCTCGCCAAGGAGGGCCGGATCCGCGCCGCCGGTGTCTCCAACTTCCAGCCCGAGCACCTGCGCCGCCTGATGGACGGCGCCACGCTGACCCCGGTCGTCAACCAGATCGAGCTGCACCCCGCGCTCCAGCAGTCCGAGCTGCGCGCCTTCCACGGCGAGCACGGGATCGCGACCGAGGCGTGGAGCCCGCTGGCGCAGGGCGCGGTCCTCGACGACCCGGCTATCGTCGCGATCGCCGCCGCCCACGGCAAGTCGCCCGCCCAGGTCGTCATCCGCTGGCACCTGCAGCTCGGCAACGTGGTCATCCCGAAGTCGGTCACCCCGGCCCGGATCCGCGCCAACTTCGATGTCTTCGACTTCGTCCTGACGGACGAGGAGATGACCGCGATCGCCGGTCTCGACCGCGGCCTGCGCACCGGCCCGCACCCCGACGAGCTGAACTGA
- a CDS encoding marR family transcriptional regulator (COG1846 Transcriptional regulators;~MarR family transcriptional regulator [Streptomyces bingchenggensis BCW-1];~MarR family; pfam01047;~identified by MetaGeneAnnotator; putative) yields the protein MTATDPALTALSSGWGALSLLHSRIEAHVERALQSGHGLSAREYSLLDVLSRQHDGDGGHLQMKQVADAVVLSQSATTRLVTRMEDRGLLSRYLCPTDRRGIYTNVTAAGLELLREARPTNDIALRQALDEAAGNPELASLVAAVEAVETSAQSA from the coding sequence ATGACCGCCACGGACCCCGCGCTCACCGCACTCTCCAGCGGTTGGGGCGCACTCTCCCTGCTGCACAGCCGGATCGAGGCGCACGTCGAGCGCGCCCTCCAGTCGGGGCACGGCCTGAGCGCGCGCGAGTACTCGCTGCTCGACGTGCTCAGCCGCCAGCACGACGGCGACGGCGGACACCTGCAGATGAAGCAGGTCGCCGACGCGGTCGTCCTCAGCCAGAGCGCCACGACCCGCCTGGTCACCCGCATGGAGGACCGCGGACTCCTGTCCCGGTACCTGTGTCCGACCGACCGTCGCGGCATCTACACCAACGTCACCGCCGCCGGCCTGGAGCTTCTCCGGGAGGCCCGGCCTACGAACGACATCGCCCTTCGCCAAGCCCTGGACGAGGCCGCCGGGAACCCCGAGCTGGCGTCGCTGGTCGCGGCGGTCGAGGCCGTCGAGACGTCGGCGCAGTCCGCGTAA
- a CDS encoding hypothetical protein (identified by MetaGeneAnnotator; putative;~sequence version:1), whose product MSTLPTRTPEEVFADHGTRLGTGDLVLISENYTEDAVLITPEGVLAGRAGVREVIGRLLADLPDAEWRLTPTFAANVLFLQWTATGADHEVTDGVDTFVFRDGLISAQTIRYTLSPRATRTK is encoded by the coding sequence ATGAGCACCCTCCCCACCCGCACCCCGGAAGAGGTCTTCGCCGACCACGGCACGCGCCTCGGCACCGGTGACCTCGTCCTCATCAGCGAGAACTACACGGAGGACGCCGTCCTCATCACTCCGGAAGGAGTGCTGGCCGGGCGCGCGGGAGTCCGTGAAGTCATCGGCCGGCTGCTCGCCGACCTTCCCGACGCCGAGTGGCGGCTGACCCCGACGTTCGCCGCGAACGTCCTGTTCCTGCAGTGGACCGCCACCGGCGCCGACCACGAGGTCACCGACGGCGTGGACACCTTCGTGTTCCGCGACGGACTCATCAGCGCCCAGACCATCCGCTACACCCTCTCCCCCCGCGCCACGCGCACCAAGTGA
- a CDS encoding mannan endo-1,4-beta-mannosidase precursor (Mannan endo-1,4-beta-mannosidase precursor [Streptomyces venezuelae ATCC10712];~identified by MetaGeneAnnotator; putative), with protein sequence MRRRTFVTALGATAAVSAVPGLARAASPLISAALTDRDPAASANVRAVYTHVVSLENAARGGRPMTIIGRHIETRQELYNAAYGDTGGTTFAGYCYKKARDITGKLSGFVEIGLGPGYGATGWGTYGDRSCNLGTGTPEGRLAQAQSKVDTPIPFDPWA encoded by the coding sequence TTGCGCAGACGTACGTTCGTCACCGCCCTGGGCGCCACAGCCGCCGTGTCCGCCGTGCCGGGATTGGCCCGAGCCGCCTCACCCCTCATATCGGCCGCGCTCACGGACCGCGACCCGGCGGCCTCCGCCAACGTGCGGGCGGTGTACACCCACGTGGTGTCGCTGGAGAACGCCGCGCGCGGCGGCCGCCCGATGACGATCATCGGCCGGCACATCGAGACCCGGCAGGAGCTGTACAACGCGGCCTACGGGGACACCGGCGGCACCACCTTCGCCGGCTATTGCTACAAGAAGGCCCGGGACATCACGGGCAAGCTGTCCGGTTTCGTCGAGATCGGCCTCGGGCCGGGGTACGGCGCGACCGGCTGGGGAACGTACGGGGACCGCTCCTGCAACCTAGGAACCGGAACGCCGGAGGGCCGGCTCGCGCAGGCGCAGTCCAAGGTCGACACCCCGATCCCGTTCGACCCCTGGGCCTGA